Below is a genomic region from Gemmatimonadaceae bacterium.
CTGCTGAAGAAAAGCGGCGGCAACGCGTGATGTCCTTCCAAACCCCGCCAGCTGAGCAGTCAGAAGTTCCAATAACAACATGAACCCAAGGGGACATTTCTACTTTGTTAAGACGGGGGACATTTCTACTTTGGCTTGACACTCGGGTTGACACTAACCCCCGCTCCGGCTTAATTTTACAGGCTAACCCCGCCCTCTTTTGCGGGGGATTTTTTACACCCAGTAGCCTTAATGCCGACAATCAATCAGCTAGTCCGGCAGAGTCGCCGCGACGTACAGAAGAAAGAGAAAGCCCCTGCCCTCAAGTCGAACCCGCAGAAGCGCGGGGTCTGCACGCGCGTGTACACGACGACCCCCAAGAAGCCCAACTCGGCGCTTCGCAAGGTCGCCCGTGTGCGCCTGACCAACGGGTTCGAGGTCACCGCCTACATCCCCGGTGAAGGTCACAACCTGCAGGAGCACTCGATCGTACTGATTCGCGGCGGCCGAGTGAAGGATCTTCCCGGCGTCCGCTACCACATCGTTCGCGGCGCGCTCGACGCCTCGGGCGTGAACGGCCGCAACAAGAGCCGCTCAAAGTACGGCACCAAGAAGCCCAAGGCGGCCGCACCTGCCGGAGGAAAGAAGTAAATGAGCCGTCGCAAGAAGTCGGTGAAGCGTCCCATTCTGGCCGATGCGCGCTACGACAGCCAGACCGTTTCGAAGTTCATCAACGCCATCATGTACCAGGGGAAGAAGTCCACTGCCGAGCGCATCTTCTACGATGCCATGGATCTCGTCGAGACCCGCACGGCCCAGAGCGGCGTGACGATCTTCAAGCAGGCCCTCACCAACCTGAAGCCGGCCGTCGAAGTGAAGAGCCGCCGCGTCGGTGGTGCGACGTACCAGGTGCCGGTCGAGGTTCGCCCCGATCGCCGCACCGCGCTCGCGATGCGCTGGCTCATCACGTTCTCCCGCAGCCGCGGCGAGAAGTCGATGGCCGAGAAGCTTGCCGCCGAGGTGATCTCCGCGTCGAAGGGCGAGGGCAATGCGATCAAGAAGAAGGAAGACACGCACCGCATGGCCGAAGCGAACAAGGCGTTCGCCCACTATCGCTGGTAGGTCCGAAAGGTCTTTCTCTAAGTCTGTGCCTCGTCTAGCGTTACTGCGCCGGACGAGGCGTTTTCTTTTCCTGGTATCGCTACTTGGTGTCCGTTGGCCTAGGAAATTGCCACCCTGCCTGACGCTTGCGATTAAGCACCGCCATCACGTCGTCCGTTGCCGGTGCGTAGTGATCGTTTCCCATGTTGTCACACTAGTGGCGCGCCGTCGCCGACTCTGCGTTTGACCCGTACCGCTACTTCCCGCACTTAAGCGTTACGCGTCCCGCCTCAGCCGGCATGTAGATCGCCAGCGCAGAGACCTTCGCGTCGGCTGAATTCGAACCCAGTGCCGCGCCAATAACCTTCGTGGTAGCCCCCGACTCCTGAAAATCGTTCACGATTATCGCGTTCGCGCCAACCTGGGCCGCCTTCTTCTTGACCTGGTCGGTGATTTTTCCATCGCTCGTATAAACCGAATTGCCCTCGGCGCTGATCCAGGCCAACTCATGGTAGTCGTGGGGAACCTGCGCCCGGCTCGTGTAGAGGTCGACCGCCTCATCGCATGTCGGAGCGTGACTCAGGCTCGGACTGATGTCAGTAGTCTGAGTGCGCACGCCACACGCCGACGCGGCCAGCGCGCTCAATATGAGCGGAAGCGCCCATCTCCGGTTTGTCTTGATCATCCTCGTCTCCTTGCTGAGTGTATTGTCCCCCAAGCGAGCAGGACGTAACCAGAGCCAAGGATTGCAAGGTCGGGGCCCAAACCGGCTGGGATGAAGATTGGCCGGATGGTAGTGGTGGTTCTTGTCCTGTCCCGCCGCCCGCCACATCTCATGCCACAGGTGGATCGCGTAAGTCTCCGCGCCCGGCGGCTCCGCACGGTCGGGGTCGAGAAATGCGCGCCATTCGCGGAATCCAATCGGGCAGAAAACGTCGTACGGCTTGACGTACCGCCGCATCGAGAATCGCTCGACGGCGTCGTGCATCAGCTCCGGTCCTGTCTCACCCCATACGAGCTTCGCGGGATCCTTCGCCTGGCAGACGGCCCACATGTACGACATGAGCTCGCTTCCGGCAGGCACCTTTATCGCGCCGATGTTTGTCAGCGGCCGGCCGTTGCTGAACTCGCTCGAGAACACGTACTCGTCGGCGAAGTCGAAGGGCCTGACGCAGACGAGATCCGTGTCCGCCCACCACCCGCCCCGCTCCAGCAGCAGTTTGTAACGAAAGAAGTTCGCGAATCCGGCCCACGTCGCGTGCGCGGAATACTGAAACGCGCTCGACTCCGGAAGAATCCCGGCCGCATCCATCATGACCACGCCGGGCGGGACATTCCTCACCGCGTCGTAGGCGTAGAGGTGATACGAGTGGCCGTTGGCGAGGAACGATGCGACCGACAGTTGCTCCATCGCCGAAACCCCGGGTCCGATCCAGAGACTCTGGATCGGACGATTGGCGTCAGCGATCGTCATTCGTGCGGCGTGGCGTCATCGTGGCCAACGTAGCCATACCGGCGGGCGCTTGCCAGACTCGGCCGCAGATCGTCACGGACTTCCGATCCCGGGACGGTAGCCGCGCACGCGCCGGCGGATAAGTTTGGGGGCCGAATCGCACCATACGATGCCGTCTTCCGGAGAACATGCGATGGTTCGCTGCTCAGTCCGCTTTCTTGCCGCAACGGTTTTTGCCCTCGGGTGCGCGCATGCACCGCAAACCGCGGTATATCCCGCGCCCGCACACGACGTCGTCATCCGTGGCGGGATGGTGTACGACGGCTCGGGCTCGCCGGGCCGCATCGCCGACGTTGCGATTGACGGAGACAAGGTTACTCTCGTCGGCAATCTCTCCGGAGCCCGCAGCAGGCAGGAGATAGACGCGCACGGACTCGCGGTCGCACCCGGCTTCATCAACATGTTGAGCTGGGCAACCGAGTCGCTGATCCAGGACGGCCGCGCGATGAGCGACATCCTGCAGGGAGTCACGCTCGAGGTATTCGGCGAGGGCGACTCGATGGGTCCCCTCAACGACGCGATGAAGAAAGAGGCGGTCGAGCAGCAGGGCGACATCAAGTACGACATCAACTGGACGACCCTCGGCGAATACCTCGGCTATCTCGTCGAGAAGGGTGTCTCGCCCAACGTCGCGTCGTTCATCGGCGCGACAACGGTGCGGGTGCACGAGATTGGATACGCCGACCGGCCGCCAACACCGGCCGAGCTCGAGCGGATGCAGGCGCTCGTCCGCCAGGCCATGGAGGATGGCGCGCTCGGAGTAGGGTCCGCGCTCATCTACGCGCCGGCATTCTACGCAAAGACAGACGAGCTCATCGCACTGGCGCGCGCAGCCTCGCCGTACGGCGGAACGTACATCTCGCACATGCGGAGTGAAGGAGCGCGGCTGCTCGAGTCGGTGGACGAGCTGATGCGCATCGCGCGCGAAGGCGGCGTCGCTGGTGAGATATATCATCTCAAGGCGGCCGGGAATGACAACTGGAGCAAGCTGCCTGCGGTCATCGCCAAGGTTGACTCGGCGCGCGCCGCCGGCCTTAACGTCAGGGCGGACATGTACACCTACACCGCCGGCCAGACGGGGCTCGATGCAGCGATGCCTCCCTGGGTGCAGGAGGGCGGATACAAGGAATGGGCGAAACGGCTTCAGGATCCGGCGATTCGCGCGCGCGTCGCTGTGGAGATGCGCACACCTACCGACAAATGGGAGAATTTCTTCGCCGCGGTCGGCTCGCCGGACAAGATTCTTCTCGTCGGGTTCAGGAACGACTCGCTCAAGCCGCTGACGGGAAAGACGCTGGCCGAGGTCGCGCGCATGCGCGGGAAGTCGCCGGAGGAGACGGCGATGGATCTCGTCGTCGAGGACGGCAGCCGCGTCGGCACGGTCTACTTCCTCATGTCGGAAGACAATGTCAGGAGGCAGATCGCAATTCCGTGGGTGAGCTTCGGCTCCGACGCGGGAGCGCCTGCCGCGGAAGGCGTGTTCCTCCGGTCGAGCACGCATCCGCGCACCTACGGGAACTTCGCGCGCCTGCTCGGCAGATACGTGCGCGACGAGAAGATCATTCCGATGGAAGACGCGATCCGCCGGCTTACGTCGCTGCCGGCGCAGAATCTCCGGATAGCGAGGCGTGGCTCGCTCATGCCCGGATACTTCGCCGACGTCGTCGTCTTCGATCCCGCGAAAGTCGCGGACAACGCGACGTTCGAGAATCCGCATCAGTACTCGGCCGGGATGGTGCATGTCTTCGTGAACGGGAAGCGGGTTCTGAAGGACGGCCAGCATACCGGCGCCACTCCCGGTCAGGTTGTGCGCGGGCCGGGATGGAAAGGCGCGCGTAAATGAGGGAAAAGCCGCGGCGACTCACTAACGGAGATGTAATGAATGTGTCGTTCAGGATTCTCGCAGTCACAGGGGCTATAGCTGCGTTCGCTCCGCCGGCTCAGGCACAGCTGGTGTACGTCGGCGTTCGCGCGGGCGCCGGGATTCCAACCGGAAGCTTCGCCGAAACAGGGCAGGGCGCGAGTCAGGATCCGTATCTGAAGGGAGCGAATCCCGGGTTGGGATACGGACTCGATGCGGGAGTCGGCCTCGGTCCGCTCGGAGTATATGCGGGACTCGACCACATCAACTTCGGTTGCCAGGATCAGTCGTGCGCGTCGAGCGGCAAGTATAAGCTTTCCGGGATCAGCGCGGGCGTCCGGCTCGGCGTGCCGCTGATCCCGCTGATCAAGCCGTGGGTGAAAGCGGGGATCACGTTGAACGAGATGACCGGAACGGTGGGCGGATCGGCGACAGCCACGAAAATCACGACGGATCGCCGTCCGGGCTACGAGCTCGGCGCGGGCGTGGACATTCCAGTGATGGTTCTGTTCAATCTCACGCCGCAGGTCAGGTACATCGGGCAGAAGCTGAAGTACAGCGCCACATCGGCGGGCGTGACCACGCGCGGCGAGAAGCGAGCGGACTACTACACGTTCGATTTAGGATTCAGACTACGGAGCCCGTTCTAGCGTCACTCCACGAACCTGTTGACGATCTCAGCCGTCACTGAATCCGAAAACCGTCCTCGGTCACGGGGACAGTTTCTGACCGCCCGCCACTGCACGCTCCGACGGCCGCAACTTCGCCGACGGTTGGAAGCGAGAACGTCTGCGGCGATGCAGTTGAGTTGATCGTGAAAGCGTACGCCTTGCCATCGAGCAGTGCGCCAGTCGCTGTCTCGCCTTTCTCGATCGCTCCGCTTATCTGAACGACTCCGCCGCTCACGCTGAGACAGGTGATCGTTCCGCGAAACCGCGACAGTCCCGCGGGGCTGTTGTGAATGAACTGAATGGTGCCCGTGGCCGCGCTTGAGCCGGCCGGCGCCTGCGCGCTGACGGTCAGTTTTCGCGTGTCACGGCCGACCTTGCTGATCCCCGCGCCACTGATGCGCGCGCCGCCCTGTGCGTACAGGGGCCGGGGCCGGTGAGAGCCGGCGGCGAGAACTACTGCCGCGAGAAACAGTCCCGCGACATGCGACGCGCGCGGTGACGTTCTGACGAAGGCTGACATCACTTGGGCTCCTGATAATGGGACAGGCAATCAATGCATGGGCCACGCCGCAACGGCGCTGTTCCCATTCATATGACGTACACCATGGATGGAAAGTTGCTCCCGCCACAGCGCCGCGCCAGACAATATTTGTCAGCGAGCGACTGCCGCTTCGGCACACTTCTATCGTTCGCGCGCTCGGCGAGCGAGCGGGAGGACATGTGGGAGAGACTGGCCCTGGCAGCCGAGCGCGAGCCACGCCGTCAGTGTAGTGGAACTTCCCATTGAAGATCTGCCGCATGGAGAGCAGTACTGCTGTTGAAATAGATGCGCTGGCCCGGGCGGTGCGACGCGATGTGAATGTTGCCGTCCCAGTCGAGCAGGCGGAACACGAGGCTCTGCGCGAGCGGCGCGGTAGGCTGACCGGTGAGCGAGTCCACGTCTGATATGTAGAACGACATGTCGCCCACCGAATCGAACCCCGAGTGCGCGCGGCGCCGGAGACGGTCGTCGGCGATGCAGCTGCGCGAGTCCGAGTAACACGTGCTGTTCTGGTCGAGCCGCAGGCCGCCGTCCTGGCTCAGGGCGACTGTGCCGACGTGGCGGTGCTGGCTCGTGGCGCGCTGCGGATCCTGAAGTGCCTCGTTTGAAATGAAGCGGAGAGCAGCCGACGATGGTCCGCGAATCGTGACCCCGTAGTCGGTACCGGGCTCCGCGGGTCCACCAACGGAGAGTCGTCCCTTCACGACGAGGTCACCATCAATGACCGTCGGCGCGGCGGCCGTGCGCGGGAGACGCGCAATGACGTGGCGCGCGAGCTCATCGTAGTCTACCGGTGGCGGTGCGGTCCGGATGAAAACCGTGTCTACCGAACGGGTCGCGGGCGGTCCCGCGACGGTTCCGTGGAGCAGCCATGGAGAAGTGCCCGCGGCGAGCGCGGCGAGAGCGAAGGCGTTGATGCGCATGCTATTGGCCCGGTTGATGAGTGGCGAACGCGAACTGCCTACCTGTACCTTGTATGCTACAGTTATGCAACGCAAAGGTCACGGTGGGGCGGCATGAAGCGAATCGAGCCCGAGGACATATGCGAGCCGGAGTGGGCGGAGTGGTATCGCCTCACGCCCGCAGAGCGATGGGCAGAAAGCGCCCGCATGTGGGCTACATACACGACGCTGGGAGGCACGCTTGAGCCAGACGCCGATACACAAAGTCCTTTCGACGATCCGCAGGCACGACGTGAAGTCGCTGCTGATGGGGGAACAGGCGTGCATCTTCTACGGCGCGGCGGAGTTTAGCCGCGACACCGATCTGGTAATTCTCGCCGACACCGCAAACCTCGAGCGACTGACCGCGGCGGTCGAGGAGCTCGAGGCGGAAGTCATCTCGGTGCCGCCGTTTGCCAAGGAGTACCTCGACCGTGGTCACAGCATTCACTTCGCGTGCCGCCGCGCTGACGTGAAGCGGATGCGGCTCGACGTCATGTCGAAGATGCGTGGGGTCGATGCTTTCCCATCGTTATGGGAAAGGCGGATGACGGCGGAACTTCCCTGGATGGGTGAGGTGGAGATCATGGCCTTGCCCGATCTCGTTGTGGCCAAGAAGACGCAGCGCGACAAGGACTGGCCGATGGTGCGGCGGCTGGTGGAGGCCAACTATTTCGGGTTTCGCGATGAGGCCACGCCTGAACGAATCCGGTTCTGGTTGAGGGAGCTGCGGACGCCGGAGTTGCTGGTGGAGGCGGCCGGGATGCACGGCGTTGAAGCTGGGGCTCTCGTGGAGCGGCGTCCATTGCTGGAGTCCGCCATTGCGGGGAGTGTCCTGGAGCTGGAAGTGCGCCTCGCCGCGGAGGAAGCCGATGAACGTCATGCCGATCGCGAATACTGGACTCCGCTTCGCGCGGAGCTGGAGCGGTTGAGGCACGAGGCGCGAACGCGGAGTGCAGCTCGCGTCGATCCGGGAGGCGGGTTTGACAGTTGAGCGTCGTCGCTCGCGAGGAGCGGTACTGTGAGCAACCGCCGCGAAACGGGTGATGGTGTCCCACGGGAGCTGGGCGGACTACCCGCCGTCGGCGGGGCGCACCAGGCGCTTCAGGAGGTGGTGCTCGAGTTGAGGAGGAGAACCTTCCGCGATATGAGTGAGGCGCAGGCGTTCGTCGATGCGCGAATGGCGGCATACAACGACGCGGGTCAGGAGGGTCTCGAGGGCCTGTCTCCAAACCAGATGCGCTCACTCCTCGATGTTGACTGGTTCAACGGGCAGGGACTTCGACTCGCCACCGACCTGAGCCTCGATGACCTTTCCCATTCGCGTTTCCTGTTCAACGTGCGCGCTTTGCTCCTGGCGCTTCGAGACGACGGACCCGCCCCCGCGACTCAGGCTGGCAATCTGTCGCGCGCGTTCGTGCGAACGATGCTTGAGCGATTGAGGTGGGAGGGAGCTTCAGGCGACGAGCTGAACCAGAGCGCTCGGACTCTTAACGAAGCCGATGTCTGGCCATTACACGTTTCGCGGCTGGTCGCGACTCTCGCTGGCCTGGTGGTTCGTCGCAAGGGGTTTCGCATTTCGGCCAGAGGAAAGTTGCTGTTGCGTGATAGCCGGGCTGGCGAGCTGCATGCCGCGCTGTTCAATGCGTATTACAAGAAGTTGAATCTCGCGTACACCGACACGCTGCGGGAGCAGCCACGCCTGCAGTCGGACATCGCATTCTCCTTGTGGGTGGTGCGCGGCATGGCTCGTAACTGGGTGAGCGAAAAGGAGCTGTCGCGACGTGTGTGGCGTCCCGAGATGACTGTACCTGCTGATCGCGAATCTCCGCCATGGTTCGATGAGGCCGCGTGGCGCGCTTCCGCGTGGCTGGTGCGGCCGCTGGAATGGTTCGGTCTGTTGGAAGTGCGTGAGGTTCCAGGCGAGAGTACTTACGCGGAGCGAGTTGAGGTGCGGAAGACGCCGGTTTTCGACAGGTTCCTGCATTTTCAAATGGCCCGACGCACGGGCTGAGAGGGCCTGAGCAGCGCCCGAAACACGCGCGCGCCTCGCTAAACCCCCAAGGCAGTAGCTGGAGGACGGCGGTTACCGTCTGATTGGTCGAGAAACCTATTGATGTCGGACTGCGCCGAGGCGACGTTTACGATGCGGTGAATCACGCCAGGAGAAGTTGTGCCGGTCACCGCGAAACTTTCACGCAAGTTCTACGAGCGATTCGGAGACGAAATCGCCAATGAGCTGGTGGAGTGGTTCAACGCCGTGGATGCGACTTATCAGCGTCAACTGAAGGAAGTGAATGATCTGAACTGGGAGCGAGTGGAGACCCGGTTCGGCGCGTTTGACGAGCGTCTTGACGGTATGGCAGAGCGTTTCGACGAGAAGCTCGGCGCGCTCGGAGCGCGGATCGACGCGAAGCTCGGCGCTCTCGAAGTGAGCTTCCAGGCGAAGCTCGGGGCTCTCGAAGTGAGCTTCCAGTCGAAGCTCGGGGCGCTTGAAGCGAGAATTGAGTCCACTCTCGACACGAGAACCCAGCGGCTCAGGTCTGAGCTGATCCTGTGGATGTTCGGCTTCTGGACGGCCACGGTAATCCCGCTGGTAGGACTGATGCTGTCGCTGTCTGGAGTGTTTCGCCGGTAGCCAGTAAACGAAGAAAGTCACAGGTGTGGGAGTGCCAGAAGCACAGTCAACAGTTGCGAGGCCCCTCGGAACTCACTGCTATGCCTCTGCCGTCTCGCACCTGTGCCTTTCTACGTTGACTTTTCCTGAAGTCTGCCAAACTGACCCACCACCGGCCGCCTCGGTAGTGGGTCAGTTTAGCTCGGCAGTCGGTTCACAGGGTGGGAGACAGGCTAGCCGGTCCGATTTCACCTGAGAAAGTACTTGTCCTCTGCCATGTCTCTGCACTCGCCACAAGACACGAAGAGCACGGAGGAAAACGGTTACTGGGGGAACTGCACGGCCATGCAAAAAAGAGATGCTCAGTGCCTCCATTGAATATGAGCCTGAGTCATTGGGAGACAGAGAGCCTCATGGAACGTATTATCGGCGCTGCGATAGAAGTGCATCGGCATCTTGGACCAGGATTGCTGGAATCGACATACGAAGATTGTCTTTGCTGGGGACTTGAGCAGTCTTCTGTGAAGCGGCGCCCCGCGTCAAGTACGAATTGCACTTGCCGTTGAATCTCTTCAATTGTCCGTGCGATCTTCGAGGTGCTGCTCAGCCTTCTGTTCGCGCTCGGTTGTGAGGCACACTGGCCTCGGCGCATTTGGGTTTACGAAGGAACGGCGGCGCCAACTAATTTTCGGCTCTCGACTGCGGCCATAGACTGCTACGCGCTCGCCGCTCCTATTCAGTCATCTCGAACTTCGCACGTTCACTTCAGCATCAGCTCGCCTTTGCCAGTAGCGACCGAGGCATGCGGAGTTGCGCCGCGTTGTACTGTGAATGATCTCTCCACATCGCGAACAGAACCCCAGCAAGGCGACGCGCCAGAGCTACGACGGCGATCCGCTTTCCCCGTCGAGTTGCGATTATCTGCGCCCACGCTCGGAGCGCTGCAGTCTCCTCACTCTTCGATCTCATGATCCGCCAGGCAGCCTCGACAAGCAGATAGCGGACACGCGAGTTGCCGGCCTTCGTGATCTTCCCGACTCTGCGCTTCTCGCCCGAGCTTCGCTCTCCTGGCACCAAGCCGAGGAACGCCTCGAACTGATGCGCTGATCGAAATCGCGAAATGTCATCCACCGTGGCAACCACTGCGCTTGCTGTCACCGGCCCGATCGATGGCGCAGTAGTCAGAAGGGCCACCTCTGTATCGTTCTTTGACAACTCGGCAATGCGCCGGTCAGCTGCGTCGATCTGCTCGTTGATCGGTGCCAGCACCTGAAAAAGCGGCATCAGCTCGGCAGCCAGAGTATCGGAGAGATCGAGTTCGGATATCCTCTGTGCAACCTTCTCTGCCTCACTGCCAGCGACTCGCAATCCATCACGTCTCACCAGCGCCTTGGCAAGCGAGATGTAGCGCGTGCGGGTTCGGACGAGGGCTTCGCGCACAGCGAGTTCCGCTCGAACATGGCGTCTCGCCGGCGATACCCGATGCGCCGGCCGAAAGGCTCCTATCCTCAGCGCTTCGGCGAGCGTACGAGCATCGCGCTTGTCGGTCTTCACGCGGCGACTCCGCGTAGCATACATCGGCGCATAGTTCGGATCGGCGACTACCACCTCATGGCCAAGGCTCTCGAGATGCTGCGCTACCCACTCGCTCTCGGTGGACGCCTCAAGAAGAATCCTCGCCCTGGGGCGATTGCCTAGCACTGCTCCGAACCGCTCCCGGCTGGTGACGATCCTTCGCTCCTGTACGGTCCCGTCCTCGGCGAGAATGCACAGCTGACTCTCGCGCTTGTGCAGATCCAGTCCTATCGTATCCATCGGCTGGCCTCCCGGTTAGTTGTGCCTCGTCGCAAGACGATGAGCACGTCCGTGTTTGTGGGGCGAAGTTGCCACCACGTCGCCGTGGAGGTCCAGCCACTTCATACCAACTAATCAACGGA
It encodes:
- the rpsG gene encoding 30S ribosomal protein S7 encodes the protein MSRRKKSVKRPILADARYDSQTVSKFINAIMYQGKKSTAERIFYDAMDLVETRTAQSGVTIFKQALTNLKPAVEVKSRRVGGATYQVPVEVRPDRRTALAMRWLITFSRSRGEKSMAEKLAAEVISASKGEGNAIKKKEDTHRMAEANKAFAHYRW
- a CDS encoding IS110 family transposase, producing MDTIGLDLHKRESQLCILAEDGTVQERRIVTSRERFGAVLGNRPRARILLEASTESEWVAQHLESLGHEVVVADPNYAPMYATRSRRVKTDKRDARTLAEALRIGAFRPAHRVSPARRHVRAELAVREALVRTRTRYISLAKALVRRDGLRVAGSEAEKVAQRISELDLSDTLAAELMPLFQVLAPINEQIDAADRRIAELSKNDTEVALLTTAPSIGPVTASAVVATVDDISRFRSAHQFEAFLGLVPGERSSGEKRRVGKITKAGNSRVRYLLVEAAWRIMRSKSEETAALRAWAQIIATRRGKRIAVVALARRLAGVLFAMWRDHSQYNAAQLRMPRSLLAKAS
- the rpsL gene encoding 30S ribosomal protein S12, coding for MPTINQLVRQSRRDVQKKEKAPALKSNPQKRGVCTRVYTTTPKKPNSALRKVARVRLTNGFEVTAYIPGEGHNLQEHSIVLIRGGRVKDLPGVRYHIVRGALDASGVNGRNKSRSKYGTKKPKAAAPAGGKK
- a CDS encoding outer membrane beta-barrel protein, yielding MNVSFRILAVTGAIAAFAPPAQAQLVYVGVRAGAGIPTGSFAETGQGASQDPYLKGANPGLGYGLDAGVGLGPLGVYAGLDHINFGCQDQSCASSGKYKLSGISAGVRLGVPLIPLIKPWVKAGITLNEMTGTVGGSATATKITTDRRPGYELGAGVDIPVMVLFNLTPQVRYIGQKLKYSATSAGVTTRGEKRADYYTFDLGFRLRSPF
- a CDS encoding D-aminoacylase, whose translation is MVRCSVRFLAATVFALGCAHAPQTAVYPAPAHDVVIRGGMVYDGSGSPGRIADVAIDGDKVTLVGNLSGARSRQEIDAHGLAVAPGFINMLSWATESLIQDGRAMSDILQGVTLEVFGEGDSMGPLNDAMKKEAVEQQGDIKYDINWTTLGEYLGYLVEKGVSPNVASFIGATTVRVHEIGYADRPPTPAELERMQALVRQAMEDGALGVGSALIYAPAFYAKTDELIALARAASPYGGTYISHMRSEGARLLESVDELMRIAREGGVAGEIYHLKAAGNDNWSKLPAVIAKVDSARAAGLNVRADMYTYTAGQTGLDAAMPPWVQEGGYKEWAKRLQDPAIRARVAVEMRTPTDKWENFFAAVGSPDKILLVGFRNDSLKPLTGKTLAEVARMRGKSPEETAMDLVVEDGSRVGTVYFLMSEDNVRRQIAIPWVSFGSDAGAPAAEGVFLRSSTHPRTYGNFARLLGRYVRDEKIIPMEDAIRRLTSLPAQNLRIARRGSLMPGYFADVVVFDPAKVADNATFENPHQYSAGMVHVFVNGKRVLKDGQHTGATPGQVVRGPGWKGARK